The Deltaproteobacteria bacterium genome includes a window with the following:
- a CDS encoding PIN domain-containing protein codes for MGLILDSTVFIDAERRGQTVVMTLERLARRFKDVDVAISVVTAAELVHGVWRASDASLRARREAFVEEVFARVPARPLGLAVARIVGRIDAEARRKGTTLPMADLWIGATALDLGFAVATANVRHFRLVPRLKVRVVH; via the coding sequence GTGGGACTGATTCTCGATTCCACGGTGTTCATCGACGCCGAGCGCCGCGGTCAGACGGTGGTCATGACGCTCGAGCGCCTGGCGCGACGATTCAAGGACGTCGACGTCGCCATCTCGGTCGTCACCGCCGCCGAGCTCGTCCATGGGGTGTGGCGAGCGTCCGATGCTTCCCTCCGCGCCCGCAGAGAGGCCTTCGTCGAAGAAGTCTTCGCGCGCGTCCCTGCCCGGCCGCTCGGGCTCGCCGTGGCCCGTATCGTCGGACGCATCGACGCCGAGGCCCGCCGGAAGGGAACGACCCTCCCCATGGCCGATCTCTGGATCGGAGCCACCGCACTCGACCTCGGGTTCGCCGTTGCAACGGCCAATGTTCGGCATTTCCGCCTCGTGCCGCGCCTCAAAGTTCGCGTCGTGCATTGA
- the cas2 gene encoding CRISPR-associated endonuclease Cas2, with protein sequence MRNTFLVCYDICDDKRLRTVFKTMRDFGDHLQYSIFECQFTPSDLVRCRHALGKIIHHKEDQVLFVDLGPVEGRGDRVITALGIPYSVIDSPCIVVDGEPES encoded by the coding sequence ATGCGCAACACCTTCCTCGTCTGCTACGACATCTGCGACGACAAACGCCTCCGCACCGTCTTCAAGACGATGCGCGACTTCGGCGACCACCTCCAGTACTCGATCTTCGAGTGTCAGTTCACGCCGTCCGACCTCGTGCGCTGCCGCCACGCGCTCGGGAAGATCATCCACCACAAGGAAGACCAGGTGCTGTTCGTCGACCTCGGGCCCGTCGAGGGCCGGGGCGACCGGGTCATCACCGCGCTCGGCATCCCCTACTCCGTGATCGACAGCCCGTGCATCGTCGTCGACGGCGAGCCGGAATCGTGA